aaataaaagaatatgatttttaaaatgaaaaaaaaatcaatttaaataaaCATCAATGTTACTAACACAATTAAAAGAGAACTTTATGATGGGCATAATACTTGCCCTACCATGTTTCATAGACAAAATACTTGTCAATTGTTTACACTGCATCCACTGTTTTCCCCCCCCATCCCTATTTGGAACTAGAAACCTTCTCAAACCATAAATAGAACTTGGAACTCCTAATCTGACGCGTGTCTTGCAAGGAGGAGAGGAGATGATAAAAAACTGGGTCTGTATTTACCTTTGTCCTGACCCGCCGACAGCAATCTCCACATCAGTCCAAAACATGATTAACAAAggctaaaaaacaaaaacttccCACTTTCCAAAAGTTAATCGCAGGCATAATCACTTGATTAACTTGCTAAGTTGCAATTAAGGGTCAGTAACTTTTCCCCATGTTATCATGATTGCTTCTTTTAGAGCGTCCTATAGGGGCATGGCAAGTAATCATCTCCATGACCAAGATATGCCCTTACAGCCGACAACATAGTACATTAATGGCTGCCTGCCATAGCAAAGAAAAAGTAGAGCTTCTGCATGTGACCACGCCCATTCTCCATGGGCTGACTAAAGGCTTGGGATAAGAGATAAGAAAATGCAGAAAGCAATTGGCCAGGTGAAAAGTTATTCAACTCTATACATGTTCTTGGCATCCTATAAATTGTCCTTGCTATGATTCCCACTTACCCTTCAAACAGTTCACCATAGGGGGGTTTTTTTccatgaaaatggaaaattggTTTCAAGAACATGAGGGGGAAAGAATTTAATGTCAACGAAAGCGAAAAAGAGATGAATACgaacaaaataaacaagacCCACCAAAATTAAGTTCCTTCTTGTTGggaattttttctttcttctttttctgcaTACATACATTGAGATTTGAAAGTCATTGTTATAATATTCTAAAGCCTAAAACCTCTACTTGTAGAAAAAGATACATTCATTTCACAACCTAAATATTACCACAAAATATTGAAGCACCCATTGGTCCGGCTCTTataactcaaaatcaaaaggaggaccttggaaaaaaaaaaagaaaaaaaaagaaaaaaaaaagagcaatGCCCTGAGGTTTTCAAAATGGAGCTGTTGAGGATCGATGAAGATTGTGCtttttgggttgttgagaAGCTGCTGCAAAACATaactgcatatatatataaaaaagtccaagtcaaaaaaaaaaaaaaaaaaaaaaaaaacacacagaaGAAATTAACTTTTTTTGGAAGCAGTAGTTTTGCTGATAATAAGTACAAACTAAGACTGCTTTCCTACCTGTTCTTGCTGCCTTTTGAGTCTTGTATTTTCTTCCATCAAATGTGCAACTTCTAGCTCCAACTCATTTGTGTAAGCCTGTTGGTACCAACCAGaaatcataaaaacataaaaagcaaaagacagtccaaaacacaaaaaaagcaagactaaaaaaataaggaaCAGATATAAAGTTTATATGAATAACAAATTGGGATTATTAGACAGATACATTCCTGCTTCCTGGCTCTAGATCGAGCAGCAGATTCTCTGTTCTTGATCATGCGATTATGTCTTCGATCTCCTCCCGAGTTGCTGTGATCAGAGTCAGGGAATGCTCTCTTCCCAAAAGAAGGCAAGCCAGAAGAGGAAGCAGCCAAGCTCTCAAATGGGGAAGCACTGAAAGAATTAGAAACACTACTAGAAATGTTGTTGGGGTTAGACTGACGGTGATGAGGATGAAACTCAGAGGAGGGAGGCCTAATAAGAGGGTCAGAGACATAGAAAAGCTGAAAGTGATCAGAGCCAGAATTGGTCAAGCTGAGAACAGGGGGAGGGCCTGGTGGAGGCAGAGGAGGAGAGGCAGGGCTGTTGAGAGTGGCCTGTTCAGTGGGTGTGGAGACCAAGCTGACTGGAGGTTCATTGTGGGAAAAGGGTCTAGCAAGGAAGTCTTGAAGATTTCTGAAGTTTGGGTCGTGGGTTCCATGAGGGAGATTAATGTGGTGAAGGAGTGATGATCTCCTGTTTGGGGTGGTctcagagagagaggcaaGATTGATGTCTTTCCAAACCTCTTCCATGGTTCTCTGGGGGGTTTGGAGGGAAAAGGGTTGGTGTGAAAAAGGGGAAGGGGATGATGAGGACCAAGATGAATTGGTGGATGAAGAAGCTGCTCTCTTTGGGGTATTAGTACTGTTGTTGCTGGTTGTGTTGTAGTTGGTTTGGTCACTACTACCTCTACCAGTTGATGTTGATGACAAcattgaagagagagagagagagggagatgtGTTTTCAGAGAAGAGATGAATGAGAGAGGGATTGGTACTTTTTGGCACTGTATATGGGAATGACTCAATTGTttatgtcttttttcttttttggtcaagaatGACTCAATTGGTATTTGGTAATGTCTAAAATAGGCTGCAGCCATGGAGCTCTTGTTATTGGGAAGGACATAtagttttttgtgtgtgtgtgggtaTCTGCAATGAGGCcatttctttctcattttctctttttaaattgGTTAAGGCTCTCCCAAGGAGAGACAAACTTCAGCCTCCTCAGCTTATAATCAAGTCAAAAATGTCATCTTGGCAAGTGTATTTTGAAGGGAAAATGATCTTGGCTCTACTGTCATGAAAATTCTGCTTTCATCTAACCTAAACCCTTAGATTGAAAAAAGTTTTGATCTTTTGTTGCAAAAGAGTTTAAATTTTCGGATTTTGCATTATATTATACAATGAGTTACTATTGGCAAATATGATTCTATCATACATGGAAAACGTTACATATGGCCCCAACAGACTTCTGgtggcagcagcagcaacatgAAAGTGAAAGGGCAATTCGTGGTCAAACTCATACTGAGCTACGCAGTTGACAGTTTGATAGATATTTTATGTACTTTTTGATTTggcaaataatattttatttctatgtagatcaatttatttaatgtttaatatttaataCCTTGATTTGCACCACAGCCACCAACTCCAAGGAAGCATGGCAGCTTCtgcctcctctctctctctctctctctcattaaATCAGTCACACTATCTCACTTGTTaccattttcatttcattcaaaaagGGTAACCACTtaacagatatatatatatatatatatattttag
Above is a genomic segment from Prunus dulcis chromosome 7, ALMONDv2, whole genome shotgun sequence containing:
- the LOC117635178 gene encoding protein FD isoform X1 produces the protein MLSSTSTGRGSSDQTNYNTTSNNSTNTPKRAASSSTNSSWSSSSPSPFSHQPFSLQTPQRTMEEVWKDINLASLSETTPNRRSSLLHHINLPHGTHDPNFRNLQDFLARPFSHNEPPVSLVSTPTEQATLNSPASPPLPPPGPPPVLSLTNSGSDHFQLFYVSDPLIRPPSSEFHPHHRQSNPNNISSSVSNSFSASPFESLAASSSGLPSFGKRAFPDSDHSNSGGDRRHNRMIKNRESAARSRARKQAYTNELELEVAHLMEENTRLKRQQEQQLLNNPKSTIFIDPQQLHFENLRALLFFFSFFFFFFFQGPPFDFEL
- the LOC117635178 gene encoding protein FD isoform X2, whose amino-acid sequence is MLSSTSTGRGSSDQTNYNTTSNNSTNTPKRAASSSTNSSWSSSSPSPFSHQPFSLQTPQRTMEEVWKDINLASLSETTPNRRSSLLHHINLPHGTHDPNFRNLQDFLARPFSHNEPPVSLVSTPTEQATLNSPASPPLPPPGPPPVLSLTNSGSDHFQLFYVSDPLIRPPSSEFHPHHRQSNPNNISSSVSNSFSASPFESLAASSSGLPSFGKRAFPDSDHSNSGGDRRHNRMIKNRESAARSRARKQAYTNELELEVAHLMEENTRLKRQQEQLCFAAASQQPKKHNLHRSSTAPF